From a region of the Hymenobacter jejuensis genome:
- a CDS encoding glycerophosphodiester phosphodiesterase: MHLLPTLLVAGLLCVAAPTIQQAFQPPSAAPHARRLLVLGHAGSGFFTPINPFNALPPSSLGGIQRALARGADGVEVDIQLSQDSIPVLYHDQTLASMTDGTGCVSQLSAAALTRLHYRGGWPYDWLQHEQPIALETLLATLAKRRSYPHLHLDLHELDECAPDGAGYARSPALVRALIRALKQYNVPREKVLILTNRVETLRLFRAQLPAAALALEITEDFDQGLPVAVAEHLQGVVIRKDVATPERVTKAQQAGLQVVIFGGRSGKTLDRLLACHPDAIEVDNLEGLLTKLGRPTSEEERLPATADADVDDESEAEVEAEAKHQID, from the coding sequence ATGCATTTGTTACCTACGTTATTGGTTGCGGGGCTGTTGTGTGTCGCCGCCCCGACGATTCAACAAGCTTTTCAACCGCCTTCCGCGGCCCCGCATGCCCGGCGCCTGCTGGTGCTGGGGCATGCCGGCTCGGGGTTTTTTACGCCAATCAATCCCTTTAATGCCTTGCCCCCGAGTAGTTTAGGGGGCATTCAACGCGCCTTGGCGCGGGGCGCCGACGGGGTGGAAGTGGACATTCAGCTCAGCCAGGACAGCATCCCGGTGCTCTACCACGACCAGACGCTGGCCTCCATGACCGACGGTACGGGCTGCGTGAGTCAGCTGTCGGCCGCGGCCCTGACCCGGCTCCACTACCGTGGGGGCTGGCCCTACGATTGGTTGCAGCACGAGCAGCCCATTGCCCTCGAAACGTTGCTCGCCACGTTGGCCAAGCGCCGTAGCTACCCGCATTTGCACCTGGACCTGCACGAACTGGATGAGTGTGCCCCGGACGGTGCAGGGTATGCCCGCTCACCGGCCCTGGTCCGGGCATTAATACGGGCGTTGAAACAATACAACGTGCCCCGCGAGAAAGTCCTGATCCTGACCAACCGTGTAGAAACCTTGCGTTTGTTTCGCGCGCAGTTGCCGGCGGCGGCGCTGGCCCTCGAAATCACCGAAGACTTTGACCAGGGCCTGCCCGTGGCGGTGGCCGAACACCTGCAAGGGGTGGTCATTCGCAAGGACGTGGCCACGCCGGAGCGCGTAACCAAGGCGCAGCAAGCGGGGCTGCAGGTGGTTATCTTCGGGGGGCGCTCGGGCAAAACTCTGGATCGGCTGTTGGCCTGTCACCCCGACGCCATCGAAGTCGATAACCTGGAAGGACTGCTCACCAAGCTGGGCCGGCCGACTTCCGAGGAGGAGCGACTGCCGGCAACGGCCGACGCCGACGTTGATGACGAGAGTGAAGCAGAAGTCGAAGCGGAAGCTAAGCATCAGATAGACTGA
- the hisF gene encoding imidazole glycerol phosphate synthase subunit HisF, with protein sequence MLTKRIIPCLDVKDGRTVKGVQFEGLRDAGDPVALAARYAQEGADELVFLDITATNQKRTTLVALVREVAATLDIPFTVGGGIGTVTDVEALLLNGADKVSINSAALHRPELIDELARRFGSQCIVVAADARYTAEHGWQIYTRAGTHNTGRNAVEWCREAAERGAGEILLTSMSNDGTKDGFALDLTGDVSRAVSVPVVASGGAGSIAHFTQVFRQAQADAGLAASIFHFGEIGIRELKEQLRAEGIPVRS encoded by the coding sequence GTGCTTACAAAAAGAATCATTCCCTGCCTTGACGTCAAAGATGGCCGCACGGTGAAAGGGGTGCAGTTTGAAGGGCTGCGCGACGCCGGCGACCCGGTGGCGTTGGCCGCGCGCTACGCCCAGGAAGGCGCCGACGAGCTGGTGTTTCTGGACATCACGGCCACCAACCAAAAGCGCACGACGTTGGTGGCCTTGGTGCGCGAAGTAGCCGCCACGCTGGACATCCCGTTTACGGTCGGCGGCGGCATCGGCACCGTAACCGATGTGGAGGCGCTGCTGCTGAACGGGGCCGATAAGGTGAGCATCAATTCGGCCGCGCTGCACCGCCCGGAGCTGATCGACGAGCTGGCGCGCCGCTTTGGCTCGCAGTGCATCGTGGTGGCCGCCGATGCCCGCTACACGGCCGAACACGGCTGGCAGATTTACACCCGCGCCGGCACGCACAACACCGGCCGCAACGCCGTGGAGTGGTGCCGCGAAGCCGCCGAACGCGGCGCGGGCGAAATCCTGCTCACCTCCATGAGCAACGACGGCACCAAAGACGGCTTTGCCCTGGACCTGACGGGCGATGTATCGCGGGCCGTGTCGGTGCCGGTGGTGGCGTCGGGCGGGGCCGGCAGCATTGCGCATTTCACGCAGGTGTTTCGGCAGGCGCAGGCCGATGCAGGCTTGGCGGCCAGCATCTTTCACTTCGGCGAGATCGGGATTCGCGAACTCAAAGAGCAGCTGCGCGCGGAAGGCATTCCGGTTCGTTCGTAA
- a CDS encoding glycosyltransferase — translation MPATPDYLALQSLTVLVPVYNEEESLRQFVVEMNKFLEQTPVATTVLFVNDGSTDGSLAILREICRHDTRYEFISLSQNRGLSTAIKAGVDHCRTTLIGYIDSDIQTSPLDFLKFFEFFPEFDMVNGIRAKRQDTLVKKLSSKVANTVRRTLINDGIQDTGCPLKILKIEYARRLPLFHGMHRFLGALVQLQGGRVKQIPVQHFPRFAGTAKYNLWNRAWKPLVDTFGFRWIRSRWKNYEIGEQQRGAGAPGSRA, via the coding sequence ATGCCTGCTACCCCCGATTACCTGGCCCTGCAATCGCTGACCGTGCTGGTTCCCGTCTACAACGAGGAAGAAAGCCTGCGGCAGTTTGTGGTGGAGATGAACAAATTCCTCGAACAGACGCCGGTGGCCACTACCGTTCTGTTCGTCAACGACGGCTCTACAGACGGCTCGCTGGCCATTCTGCGCGAGATCTGCCGCCACGACACGCGCTACGAGTTTATCTCGCTGAGCCAGAACCGGGGCCTTTCAACGGCCATCAAGGCCGGCGTCGACCACTGCCGTACTACGCTCATCGGCTACATCGACTCCGACATTCAGACTTCGCCGCTGGATTTTCTGAAGTTCTTCGAATTCTTCCCCGAGTTCGACATGGTCAACGGCATTCGGGCCAAGCGGCAGGACACGTTGGTCAAGAAGCTCTCCTCAAAAGTGGCCAACACCGTGCGGCGCACGCTCATCAACGACGGCATTCAGGACACGGGCTGCCCGCTCAAGATTCTCAAGATCGAGTATGCCCGCCGGCTGCCCTTGTTTCACGGCATGCACCGTTTCCTGGGGGCGCTGGTGCAGTTGCAGGGCGGCCGCGTCAAGCAGATTCCGGTGCAGCATTTCCCTCGCTTTGCCGGCACGGCCAAGTACAACCTCTGGAACCGCGCCTGGAAACCCCTGGTCGACACGTTCGGCTTCCGCTGGATCCGTTCGCGCTGGAAAAACTACGAGATCGGGGAGCAGCAGCGCGGCGCGGGTGCGCCCGGTAGCCGTGCGTAG
- a CDS encoding ArnT family glycosyltransferase has protein sequence MDTTTIFRRCVPRQRVFWVLLVCLFSFFVHLGAPEVSLMESRNFVAAREMAAGGSWLIPTMNGELRLAKPPLPTWAVAALLKVVGPTQNLAVLRLPAALMATLLIFFFWGLARELTREQPAEAAAPGRTAWLSALVLGSSLLLVTTGREGQWDIFSNCFMVGSLWLLVRGLNSAGASYGRFVGAGVLLGCSFLSKGPVALFGLLLPFAACYCIQRLNPAGRARLRVHRGGLLVALLIAVLVGGAWPLYIFEHVQPAALAVAQTEVTAWRERHVQAWWYYLNFPVFAGVWAVVALAALAVPYARRRSEAYIPYVFALGWLLVTLVLLSAVPEKKERYMLPLMPPLALLMGGMLRHWETSRTLPRLRPADGVWLRVWAGLLLLVCLLVPVAMVVIKLPGFEPATLRFGAALGVFGSLAVLVWRQGWQRRQPVHLTGASAAGMAAVLALLMPAYPVWEARKGDGSLRHISDVRERAELQRLPWVGQQEVHIKQVWNAGRSIPTWHPDTTAAELPSLPVVVFSSDPHVLEKLPRKWRARLRSERIDSFFLGRTAKDGWWMVSLLQRKVN, from the coding sequence TTGGACACTACAACTATTTTTCGCCGCTGTGTACCGCGGCAACGCGTGTTCTGGGTGTTGCTCGTCTGCCTGTTCAGCTTCTTTGTGCATTTGGGCGCGCCCGAAGTAAGCCTGATGGAATCCCGCAACTTTGTGGCCGCCCGCGAAATGGCCGCCGGAGGCTCTTGGCTTATTCCAACCATGAACGGGGAGTTGCGCCTGGCCAAGCCGCCGCTCCCAACCTGGGCCGTGGCAGCACTGCTGAAAGTCGTCGGCCCGACCCAGAATCTGGCCGTCCTGCGCCTGCCGGCCGCCCTGATGGCCACGCTGCTGATTTTCTTTTTCTGGGGCCTGGCCCGCGAACTGACCCGGGAGCAGCCGGCCGAAGCCGCGGCTCCCGGTCGCACGGCTTGGCTGTCCGCGCTGGTGTTGGGCAGCAGTCTGCTGCTGGTGACTACGGGTCGGGAAGGGCAGTGGGACATCTTTTCCAATTGCTTTATGGTTGGGTCCCTCTGGCTGCTGGTGCGCGGGCTGAACTCGGCGGGGGCCAGCTACGGCCGCTTTGTGGGAGCCGGTGTGTTGTTGGGGTGTTCTTTTCTGAGTAAAGGCCCGGTCGCTCTCTTCGGGTTGCTGCTACCTTTTGCCGCCTGTTACTGCATACAGCGGCTGAATCCTGCGGGCCGTGCGCGCCTGCGCGTCCATCGTGGCGGGCTGCTGGTGGCCTTGCTGATAGCTGTATTAGTAGGAGGGGCGTGGCCCTTGTATATCTTTGAGCACGTCCAGCCCGCGGCGCTAGCCGTAGCCCAGACCGAAGTAACCGCCTGGCGAGAGCGGCACGTTCAGGCTTGGTGGTACTACCTAAACTTTCCGGTATTTGCCGGTGTTTGGGCCGTAGTTGCTCTGGCGGCCTTGGCTGTGCCGTATGCTCGCCGACGCAGCGAAGCCTATATTCCGTATGTTTTTGCCTTGGGGTGGCTGTTGGTTACGTTGGTGCTACTCAGCGCCGTGCCGGAGAAAAAGGAGCGTTACATGCTTCCCCTGATGCCGCCGCTTGCTTTGTTGATGGGCGGAATGCTCCGCCACTGGGAAACCAGCCGGACGCTGCCCCGCTTGCGGCCTGCCGATGGTGTCTGGCTGCGGGTCTGGGCGGGGCTGCTGCTGTTGGTGTGCCTGCTGGTACCCGTTGCAATGGTGGTCATTAAGTTGCCCGGCTTTGAGCCGGCCACGCTGCGGTTTGGGGCGGCTTTGGGGGTGTTTGGTAGTTTGGCGGTGCTGGTGTGGCGGCAAGGCTGGCAGCGTCGCCAACCCGTGCACCTGACGGGGGCTTCCGCGGCTGGGATGGCGGCCGTTTTGGCGTTGCTGATGCCGGCATACCCGGTCTGGGAAGCTCGGAAAGGCGATGGCTCCCTGCGCCACATTTCCGACGTGCGGGAGCGCGCCGAGTTGCAACGCCTGCCTTGGGTGGGGCAGCAGGAAGTGCACATTAAGCAGGTCTGGAATGCCGGCCGATCCATCCCCACTTGGCACCCCGACACCACGGCCGCCGAGCTGCCGTCGCTTCCGGTAGTGGTTTTTTCCTCCGACCCGCATGTGCTCGAGAAACTGCCCCGCAAATGGCGCGCCCGCCTGCGCAGCGAACGCATCGATAGCTTCTTCCTCGGCCGCACAGCGAAAGACGGCTGGTGGATGGTAAGCTTACTTCAGCGAAAGGTAAACTAG
- a CDS encoding tetratricopeptide repeat protein has protein sequence MKKIFLTLVAAAALHTASAQNSAVTNAILFQKQGTLDKARTEIDKAITNEKTSGKAKTWYTRGDVYQGMVDSPIYGKALQPGEGTKIAFESYQKAIQIDGKDGEYGKLATAKLDNLYGAALNAGVENYNGKNYGEALKAYQMAQQIRPADTTAYLYAAYAAEANQDFASAKSNYSKLMALNYKSPQVYGRLLQIARQEKNDAEAKQIIQQALQAYPNNKAFLLEDLNMDLTAGRGKDAIDKINRAIAADPTNSNLYAVLGSIYDQNKQPDQALAAYRKAVEIDPNNFDAQFNLGVYNYNKAADAYTKASKMDLASYQKSGKKLEADGKKYFQDSVPYFEKALQLQPNDRATISSLQKVYFRLGRTADADKMNAKLSALK, from the coding sequence ATGAAGAAGATTTTTCTGACGCTCGTGGCTGCTGCCGCGCTGCATACCGCTTCGGCGCAGAACTCGGCAGTAACTAATGCCATTCTGTTCCAGAAACAAGGCACGCTCGACAAGGCTCGCACCGAGATCGACAAGGCCATCACCAACGAGAAAACCTCGGGCAAAGCCAAGACTTGGTATACCCGGGGCGATGTGTATCAGGGCATGGTGGATAGCCCTATATATGGTAAAGCACTTCAGCCAGGCGAAGGCACTAAAATTGCCTTTGAATCCTATCAGAAGGCCATTCAAATAGACGGGAAAGACGGGGAGTACGGCAAATTGGCTACTGCCAAGCTGGACAACCTGTACGGCGCGGCGCTGAACGCTGGCGTGGAGAACTACAACGGCAAAAACTACGGCGAGGCCCTAAAAGCTTACCAGATGGCGCAGCAAATCCGGCCGGCCGACACTACCGCGTATTTGTACGCGGCTTATGCTGCTGAAGCCAACCAGGATTTTGCCTCGGCCAAAAGCAACTATTCGAAGCTGATGGCCCTGAATTACAAGTCGCCACAGGTGTACGGCCGGTTGTTGCAGATCGCGCGTCAGGAAAAGAACGATGCCGAAGCCAAGCAAATCATTCAGCAGGCATTGCAGGCATATCCCAACAACAAAGCCTTTTTGTTGGAAGACCTGAACATGGACCTGACGGCGGGTCGTGGCAAGGATGCTATTGACAAAATCAACCGCGCCATTGCTGCTGACCCCACCAATTCCAACTTGTACGCGGTGTTGGGTTCGATCTATGACCAAAACAAGCAACCCGACCAAGCGCTCGCTGCGTACCGGAAAGCAGTTGAGATCGATCCGAACAACTTTGATGCGCAGTTCAACCTTGGCGTGTACAACTACAACAAGGCCGCCGATGCGTATACCAAAGCCAGCAAGATGGATTTGGCTTCGTACCAGAAGTCCGGCAAGAAGCTGGAAGCCGACGGCAAGAAATACTTCCAGGATTCGGTGCCGTATTTCGAGAAAGCGCTCCAGCTTCAGCCAAACGATCGTGCCACGATCAGTTCGTTGCAGAAAGTGTATTTCCGCTTGGGTCGCACAGCCGATGCCGACAAGATGAACGCCAAGCTCAGCGCACTTAAATAA
- a CDS encoding GDP-mannose 4,6-dehydratase, with product MPSILVTGCAGFIGSHLCQRLLSDGHRVVGLDNFDPFYDRTLKLANLAPLLSHPHFSFHEVELRHGAEALADALPADPIDVVVHLAAKAGVSPSVRQPIAYLENNVLGTTQLLEWMRQRDIKKLFFASSSSVYGNTPERPFREDMNLLATCISPYAASKLAGEQLTYTYHHLYQLDVLNARFFTVYGPRQRPDLAIHKFVRLLRAGQPIPVFGDGTTARDYTFVLDTVDGIARGVQYLLDHENVYETLNLGNNRPVPLLELIEEVGKAVGITPQLEFLPMQAGDVDITYADISKAQRLLGYQPRTSLADGLRQFVQWLAETHQAQLL from the coding sequence ATGCCCTCTATTCTGGTGACCGGCTGCGCAGGTTTCATCGGGTCGCACTTGTGCCAGCGCCTGCTCTCCGATGGACACCGCGTCGTGGGACTCGACAATTTTGACCCGTTCTACGACCGCACCCTCAAGCTCGCCAACCTGGCGCCGCTGCTCTCCCACCCGCACTTCTCGTTTCACGAAGTCGAGCTGCGCCACGGGGCCGAAGCCCTGGCCGATGCCCTGCCCGCCGACCCCATCGACGTGGTGGTGCACCTGGCCGCCAAAGCCGGCGTCAGCCCGTCGGTGCGCCAGCCCATTGCCTACCTTGAAAACAACGTCCTCGGCACCACGCAGCTGTTGGAATGGATGCGCCAGCGCGACATCAAGAAGCTGTTCTTTGCCTCGTCGTCGTCGGTGTACGGCAACACGCCGGAGCGGCCCTTCCGCGAAGACATGAACCTGCTCGCGACCTGTATTTCGCCGTATGCAGCCTCCAAGCTGGCCGGCGAGCAGCTGACCTACACCTACCACCACTTGTACCAGCTGGACGTGCTGAATGCCCGGTTTTTCACCGTGTACGGCCCGCGCCAGCGCCCCGACCTGGCCATTCATAAGTTCGTGCGTTTGCTGCGCGCCGGCCAGCCGATTCCGGTATTTGGCGACGGCACCACCGCCCGCGACTATACCTTCGTGCTGGATACCGTCGACGGCATTGCCCGCGGCGTGCAGTATTTGCTCGACCACGAGAACGTGTACGAAACCCTCAACCTGGGCAACAACCGCCCGGTGCCCCTGCTCGAACTCATTGAGGAAGTGGGCAAAGCCGTGGGCATCACGCCGCAGCTGGAGTTTCTGCCCATGCAGGCCGGCGACGTCGACATTACCTACGCCGACATTAGCAAGGCCCAACGCCTGCTCGGCTACCAACCCCGCACCTCGCTCGCCGACGGCCTGCGGCAGTTCGTGCAGTGGCTGGCCGAAACGCACCAGGCACAACTACTATAA
- a CDS encoding lipid-A-disaccharide synthase N-terminal domain-containing protein, with product MSTQTLALAIGLISQLLFSSRIVLQWVQSERARRVLVPTLFWQISLVSSFMMIVYGILRHDPVILGAQIISYAIYIRNLQLLGEWRKLHGLFRAGAYAFPLAMLAWFAVGNQHFSLRSMLDARIPRGVLVLGAVGQTIFLLRFVYQWLYSERKGESVLPLGFWVVSFVGSVLILLYAFLRVDAVLILGNVFGTVVYARNIVLLRREQQAKAA from the coding sequence ATGTCGACGCAAACCCTAGCCCTGGCCATCGGGCTGATTTCGCAGCTGCTGTTTTCGAGCCGCATTGTGCTGCAGTGGGTGCAGAGCGAGCGAGCGCGGCGCGTGCTGGTGCCGACGTTATTTTGGCAAATCAGCCTTGTGTCGTCGTTTATGATGATCGTGTACGGCATTCTGCGCCACGATCCGGTTATCCTGGGCGCCCAGATCATCAGTTACGCCATCTACATTCGCAACCTGCAGCTGCTGGGCGAATGGCGCAAGCTCCACGGCCTGTTCCGGGCGGGCGCGTACGCGTTTCCGTTGGCCATGCTGGCGTGGTTTGCCGTGGGCAATCAGCATTTTAGCCTGCGCAGCATGCTCGACGCCCGCATTCCGCGGGGCGTGCTGGTGCTGGGCGCGGTGGGCCAAACCATCTTTCTGCTGCGCTTCGTCTACCAGTGGCTGTATTCCGAGCGCAAGGGCGAATCGGTGCTGCCGCTGGGATTCTGGGTGGTGAGCTTTGTAGGCTCCGTGCTGATTTTGCTGTATGCCTTCCTGCGTGTGGATGCCGTTCTGATTCTGGGCAACGTGTTCGGTACCGTGGTGTACGCCCGCAACATCGTGCTGCTGCGCCGCGAGCAACAAGCCAAGGCCGCATAA
- the gyrA gene encoding DNA gyrase subunit A: protein MAEGEKIIPINIEDEMRGAYIDYSMSVIISRALPDVRDGLKPVHRRVLYGMSELGVSYNKSYKKSARIVGEVLGKYHPHGDSSVYDTMVRMAQDWSLRYPLVDGQGNFGSIDGDSPAAMRYTEARLKRLADELLGDLDKETVDFQPNFDDSLEEPSVMPAKFPNLLVNGTSGIAVGMATNMAPHNLTEVVDGIIAYLENPEITIPELMEHILAPDFPTGGTIYGYEGVKQAFETGRGRIVVRAKAQFETLPSGKEQIIITEIPYMVNKASMIEKTAALINEKRIEGIADLRDESDRDGMRIVYDLKRDAMPNVVLNQLYKYTQLQSSFGVNNVALVKGRPLTLNLRELIVYFVEHRAEVIIRRTRFELAEAQKRAHILEGLLIALDHLDEVISLIRGSKDPEVARAELIARFALSEVQARAILDMRLQRLTGLERDKIVKEYEELMRLIDHLNAVLASDELQRQIIKDELIDIRERYGDARRTGIEYAGGDFSMEDMIADESMVITISNEGYIKRTPLDEYRAQGRGGVGARGAASKQDDFTEHLFVATTHEYLLFFTELGRVFWLKVYEVPEGGKNAKGRPIQNLIEIPREDAVRSVLNVRGLRDPDYLENTFLMFCTEQGTVKKTPLEAYSRPRAAGINAITINEGDRLLDVQLTTGNSEVVVALRSGRAVRFSESKVRSMGRNAAGVRGISLSDEKDRVVGMVCISDSSQELLVVSENGYGKRSELEEYRVTNRGGKGVRAMKITEKTGALVTIKDVNDTDDLMIINKSGITIRLRVADLRTIGRATQGVRLLKINEGDEISSVAKVAADEKEAEAELNGNGNPDGEGPVVDVAADDLAALTDPETLSAN from the coding sequence ATGGCGGAAGGCGAAAAGATCATTCCGATTAACATTGAAGACGAGATGCGTGGGGCTTACATCGATTACTCGATGTCGGTTATCATCTCCCGAGCTTTACCCGACGTACGCGATGGTTTGAAACCCGTACACCGGCGCGTGCTGTATGGCATGAGCGAGCTGGGCGTCTCTTACAACAAATCCTATAAAAAAAGTGCTCGTATCGTGGGCGAAGTGCTGGGTAAATATCACCCACACGGCGACTCCTCCGTGTACGATACCATGGTGCGCATGGCCCAGGATTGGAGCTTGCGCTACCCGCTGGTAGATGGGCAGGGTAACTTTGGCTCGATCGACGGCGACTCGCCGGCAGCCATGCGTTACACCGAAGCCCGCCTGAAGCGGTTGGCCGACGAGCTGCTGGGCGACCTGGACAAGGAAACGGTTGATTTTCAGCCCAACTTCGACGACTCGCTGGAAGAGCCCAGCGTAATGCCGGCCAAATTCCCGAATCTACTGGTCAACGGCACGTCGGGTATTGCCGTGGGTATGGCGACCAACATGGCGCCGCACAACCTGACGGAAGTTGTGGATGGCATCATTGCCTACCTCGAAAACCCGGAAATCACCATTCCGGAGCTGATGGAGCACATCCTGGCCCCGGACTTTCCGACCGGTGGCACGATTTACGGCTACGAAGGCGTAAAACAGGCGTTCGAAACCGGCCGCGGCCGCATTGTGGTGCGGGCCAAGGCGCAGTTTGAGACCTTGCCTTCGGGCAAAGAGCAGATCATCATCACCGAGATTCCCTACATGGTGAACAAGGCGTCGATGATCGAAAAGACGGCTGCCCTCATCAACGAAAAGCGGATCGAAGGCATCGCCGACTTGCGCGACGAGTCGGACCGCGACGGTATGCGCATCGTGTACGATCTGAAGCGCGACGCCATGCCCAACGTGGTGCTCAACCAGCTTTATAAGTACACCCAGCTGCAAAGCAGCTTCGGCGTCAACAACGTGGCGCTCGTCAAGGGCCGGCCCCTGACGTTGAACCTGCGCGAGCTAATCGTGTACTTTGTCGAGCATCGTGCCGAGGTGATCATTCGCCGTACGCGTTTCGAGTTGGCTGAGGCACAAAAGCGGGCTCACATTCTGGAGGGCCTTCTCATTGCCCTCGATCATCTCGACGAGGTGATCTCCTTGATTCGCGGTTCGAAAGATCCGGAAGTGGCTCGTGCTGAGTTGATTGCGCGTTTTGCCCTGAGTGAAGTGCAGGCTCGTGCTATCCTCGACATGCGTTTGCAGCGGCTTACGGGCCTGGAGCGTGATAAGATTGTAAAGGAATACGAGGAGCTGATGCGCCTGATCGACCACCTGAACGCTGTATTGGCGTCGGACGAGTTGCAGCGGCAGATCATCAAAGATGAGCTCATCGACATTCGGGAACGCTACGGCGATGCCCGCCGTACCGGTATCGAGTATGCCGGCGGCGACTTCTCGATGGAGGACATGATTGCCGACGAGAGCATGGTAATCACGATCTCCAACGAAGGCTACATCAAGCGCACCCCCCTCGACGAGTACCGGGCCCAAGGCCGCGGGGGGGTTGGCGCACGCGGCGCAGCCTCCAAGCAGGATGACTTTACGGAACACCTGTTCGTGGCCACCACGCACGAATACCTCTTGTTCTTCACTGAACTTGGTCGCGTATTCTGGCTGAAAGTGTACGAAGTGCCAGAAGGAGGGAAGAACGCCAAAGGCCGTCCTATCCAAAACCTGATCGAAATTCCGCGTGAAGACGCTGTTCGTAGTGTGCTGAATGTCAGAGGGTTGCGTGATCCTGATTATCTGGAGAATACGTTCTTGATGTTCTGCACCGAACAGGGCACGGTAAAGAAAACGCCGTTGGAAGCGTATTCACGTCCGCGGGCGGCGGGTATCAATGCCATCACCATCAACGAAGGCGACCGGCTGCTCGACGTACAGCTCACCACTGGCAACAGCGAAGTGGTGGTAGCGTTGCGTTCGGGTCGGGCAGTGCGTTTCTCCGAAAGCAAAGTGCGCTCGATGGGTCGCAATGCAGCCGGGGTTCGCGGTATTTCGCTTTCTGACGAAAAGGACCGCGTAGTGGGCATGGTCTGCATTTCTGATTCGTCGCAGGAGCTGTTGGTGGTATCGGAAAACGGCTATGGCAAGCGCTCGGAGCTGGAAGAATACCGTGTGACCAACCGGGGCGGCAAAGGGGTTCGGGCCATGAAGATCACCGAAAAAACCGGTGCGTTGGTTACAATTAAGGACGTCAACGATACGGACGACCTGATGATCATCAACAAATCGGGAATCACCATCCGCCTGCGCGTAGCCGATCTGCGCACAATTGGCCGGGCCACGCAAGGGGTGCGGTTGCTCAAGATCAACGAAGGCGACGAGATCTCGTCGGTTGCGAAAGTCGCGGCCGATGAAAAAGAAGCCGAGGCCGAACTCAACGGCAATGGCAATCCGGACGGGGAGGGGCCAGTGGTAGACGTCGCCGCCGATGATCTGGCCGCCTTAACCGATCCAGAGACCCTTAGCGCAAATTAA
- the hisIE gene encoding bifunctional phosphoribosyl-AMP cyclohydrolase/phosphoribosyl-ATP diphosphatase HisIE gives MTLDFAKMDGLLPVVVQDAATGQVLMLGYMNQQALDQTQAEGRVTFFSRSKNRLWTKGETSGHFLTVVSLHPDCDGDALLIRAIPDGPTCHRGTTSCFEQPEQTAYPAAPVGFIAELERLVQRRRDFPDEDPNSYTASLFRKGMPKIAQKVGEEAVETVIDAVGGNLEGLKGEAADLLYHLLVLLAAAQLTLDDVVAVLRQRHTTISAGQRRE, from the coding sequence ATGACTCTTGATTTCGCGAAAATGGACGGCCTGCTGCCGGTGGTCGTGCAGGATGCCGCCACCGGCCAGGTGCTGATGCTGGGCTACATGAACCAGCAAGCGCTGGACCAAACCCAAGCCGAAGGCCGCGTGACGTTTTTTTCGCGCTCCAAAAATCGGCTCTGGACCAAGGGCGAAACCAGCGGCCACTTTCTGACCGTGGTAAGCCTGCACCCTGACTGCGACGGCGACGCCCTTCTGATTCGGGCCATTCCCGACGGGCCCACCTGCCACCGCGGCACTACCAGTTGCTTTGAGCAGCCCGAGCAAACGGCGTATCCGGCCGCGCCGGTGGGATTCATTGCCGAACTAGAGCGCCTCGTGCAGCGCCGCCGCGATTTTCCGGACGAAGACCCCAACTCGTACACGGCCTCGCTTTTCCGTAAAGGAATGCCCAAAATCGCCCAGAAAGTAGGCGAGGAGGCCGTCGAAACGGTGATCGACGCCGTGGGTGGCAACCTCGAAGGCCTGAAAGGCGAAGCCGCCGATCTGCTGTATCACTTGCTGGTGCTGCTGGCCGCCGCGCAGCTTACCCTCGACGACGTGGTGGCGGTGCTGCGGCAGCGGCACACCACGATTTCGGCCGGCCAGCGGCGGGAGTAA